The window gaaggaatggagggatatagattatgataaccactgcccagtccatcatcggttctgacctcgctaccatcgaggggatctaatgcagttgctgcctcaaaaaggctgccagcatcatcaaggaccctcaccatcctggccacacactcatctctccgctgccatcgggtagaaggtacaggagcctgaaatcggcaacatccaggttcaggaacagcttcttccccacagccatcagactattaaacacaacttcaaacaaattcTGAACTATAACAATCTATTGCACTTCATCTGTTCACTGATGTGTGTATAGATaccatattctatggtatatggacatgctgatctgttctgtatttatgactacaatatcttgttgtgctgcaacaatgcaagaatttcattgttctatctgggacacatgacaataaactctcttgacttgactttaaatGCCTTGCAGAAGTCCAAATAGACATCGGCTTCAGCTGTGGCCGCTTCAACTGTTTGGATTCTtcgtcaaaaaactcaatcagattcgtaaGACATGATCTTCAAATACAAAACCATGCTTACTATTACTGATCTGCCCTCGtcgatccaaatgcatatatcttTTTATCCCTCAGAAtggtctccagtaacttgcctaccacagatgtggtctgtcactggtctatagttcccagccaGCCTTTTCCTTGCTGCCCttattaaataaaggcacaacattagccaccttccagtcttcaggcacctcacctgtatctacctcgCCAAAAGTGGCAACACACAAAGGCATATGGTAAACCACATACAGTACCAGCACCAATCCTTGATGCTCACcattagtcacagacctccagtctggaaaacaaccttccaccatcaccctccacTTACTTCCATGAAGCAACAGTATTTCCCTATACTGTCAGTTGGCTCTCTCTGGAcccatgcgatctaatcttccagagcagcctagcatGCAGACCTTATCAAGTACCTTGCTGAAGTTCATATTGATGATATCTTTGCCCCCATCAACTTTTTTGGTTACTTAAATAGAGGAAcaatattagccaccctccagtctaccAGAACCTCACCAATAGGTTAATGAAGATTGTTTTATCTCAGCCAGGatgcctgcaatttcttctctggaTTCCCACACTGTCTTCTGAtatatctgcagttgtacagacttggattgttttctctggaaagcctgaggttgcagggtgacctgatgGAGGTATATAACATTATTagaagtgtagatagagtagacaggcagaacctttttcacagaaTGGAAAAatgaaacactagagggcataagattgttaagggtttggacacactagaggcaggaaacatgttcccgatgttgggggagtccagaaccagaggccacagtttaagagtaaggagtaagccatttggaacggagacgaggaaacactttttctcacagagagtggtgagtctgtggaattctctgctgcagagggcggtggaggcaggttatcttggtgctttcaagagagagctagatagggctcttaaaaatagcagagtcaggggatatggggagaaggcaggaacggggtactgattggggatgatcagccaaatgatcagctcaaagggccaaatggcctactcctgcacctattgtctattgtctattggcatagttttaaggtaagaggggtaaagtttaaaggagacgtgcgggCCAAGTGATTTTACATAGAGGTGGTTGAGTGTATGGatcgtgctgccagaggtggtggttgaggcagatatgttagtgaCATGTAAGAGACATTGGataagcatgtggatatgcagggaatggagggatatgcattatTTGCTGGCAGataggagttggtcttggcatcatgttcaacacagacattgtgggccgaacagcctattCTATGTTGTTCTAGGTTCGATAAGTTACCCTGTCAAGATTGAAAATAATTTTGCACATTTCAATCAGATCGCcttttattcttctaaactcctgcgtGTATAGGTCCAATGCAACAACATGTAAAAGATATTTGGAACTTtaataacatttgaaatacatttaaaatgacatctagacaggtacatggataggaaagctttagaggaatatggggcaaatgcaggctggtgggactagtgttgctgcgggatcttggtcagcatgggcaagttgggccgaagggcttatttccatgctgtatgactcgaagaCTCTGATATGCTTAATCTCCCCTCATGGAATAACCACATATCTTCTACCCATTCCGCCAGGAATCAATCTAGTGAATCTTCGTAGTACTCCTTCTGTGGTCGGATTATCTTTCCCTGAGCATGGAGACCAGACTGAAGACACAAGGGCCTTATATAATTGCCCTGAGGCGTCTTTATTTGTTTAATAATGGCCAACATTGCTTGCCTTTGGAATCGCAAGCTGTAAAACCTGCAACGATTGTGTACAAGGTACATCCAGGTCCCTCTGAACAACAATATCTTTGTCTcaggccatttaaaaataaaatcacatatttattttatatcaaaacatttttcaaaagttCGAAGGAATTTTAGCAGAAGATGGTTGAGGTGTACATGAATATGAGCTATATTGTAGGATCAAATGTAGTTTAGATattatttgaaaaaaataatCTGCATCCATTGCATATGCATCTCTGGGGGAGCTAGTTGCCCTAATCTTTGGGACTCTTTAGTGTATACATTATATTAGTGTAGTTCTGTATTTAGTATAACTCATAAATATACACTAACACTTTGTATACATTAGTAATACAtgtaggacacaaaatgctggaataactcagcaggtcaggcaggaaccaggtcaggagaacatggatgggtgacgtttcttccttTTGTgccttaaccagcatctgcaattccttgtttctgcatttaaggaagaagagtcttcaacccgaaatatcatctatccatgttctccagagatgcggcctaatctgctgaattactccagcactttgtgtccttttgtgtattaaccagcagctgcagttccttgtttctactacgcAATACATGTGGTTTATTTGTGaaattgaaggttaattggctgtatAAAATCTGCTAAGAGTATACTTGCATTCATAAACTCCCTCAATTAGAATCTTGTCCAGCGTTCCTGGAAATATCTAATCAGCATTTCAAATCTTTCTGCCCAATTGAATCATTCAGTAGAATTGTCATAATAGCGAAGTTGAGTCTTTGAAAGGAAATATCTGATCTAAAATGGAGTGTTACATTAAGGGCATTCTAGTATGCAACACTCTGTTTCAGTTGTGTCCTTAAGTTTCATGATGCCAGATTTGACAGAGTATTTGACAATAAAAGCTTTCATAAGATCATATCGATAGTTTTTGTTGATGAAGCTGTAGAGGACAGGGTTGACACAGCAatgcatcaaagatagacactgagTGATGTTTAGAGCAACGATTATGAACTTTTCTAGTTGACAACTGAAAGATAAAAGGTTTAGGAACCACAAAACATCAAGAAACAGAACAGAGTGATAAGGAAACCAGCAGATAAGGAAAACAATGACATAGGCAAATATTATCTTCCGGCAATTTTTCCTCTCCGGGTCGTTTGTGATTGGGATGGCTGTAGCTAGGAGGAAATAGAAAACTGCAATAAtgaggaaagggaaaataaatcCTATCAGGATGCAGAACATTTCCATCCCCGCCATCCATTGTCTGAAGTTTTCCTCAGGGTAAGACAGATGACAGATAGGTTGATCCCCATGGTGGCTATTCACTTTCAAGAAAATTAGATCTGGAACGGACACCAGAAAGGCAAACATCCAAATCAACATACAGATTACTTTACGGGTCCACGCTTTCTTTCGGTCCATAGAATCTTGGAGCCTCGTGACTGAGACATATCTGTCCACGCTCATGCATGTCAAGAAGAAGATACCCCCAAACTGGTTGACAGTGAAGATGAGGTGAACAAATTTGCACATGAACTCTCCAAAGGGCCAAGTACCATGCTGAAGGAAAGATGTGACCCAGATAGGAAGGGTGATTACCACACACAAGTCTGCAATGGCCAGGTTCAGGATGTAGAAGTGTGTCTCATGTCTTGAACGATTCGtcttcacattcacatacaccacaACGATGTTGGCCACCAAACCAATGATAAAAATCAGGATGTAAAAGAACGATATCGTATGCAGGATGGCCTTCTTACTGATATCTTGTAGACAATTATAAATCTCCCAGGTCAAACAGTCAGAGTCATTTACGCAAGTGATCCAGGTTTGGTTTGCTAATGTAATATTCTGCTCATTCAAGTAATCGAAGACAGACATGAAGTCAGCAGCTGCCATGGCAATCAAATTTCAAGGATACAACACTGTAAAACAAAGAGAAATCAACAGATTTCATCCCTTCAAAATCAATAAATTAGCTGCTATTTCCTTTAACTGATTTAACGGCATTTCTCAAATAcaactagggtggcacggtggcgcaacggtaaagttgctgcctaatgggcctgtcccacttgcgagactttttcggcgactgccggcatccgtcataggtcggagcaggtcgtcgaaaattttcaccatgttgaaaatccagcggcgaccagaaagacgctacgactctttgggcgactgaggagacgactcacggccatacaggcgacacaccGGCGacgtgtcgcggggtgaagcctgtatggtcgtgagtagtcactcaaagagtcgtaccttgttctggtcgccgcgggattttcaacaagttgaaagttttcggcgacctgcaacgacctatgacgggagccggcagtcgccgaaaaagtcgcgtaagtgtgacaggcccattgCAGCACCTGAAATCTGGAttaaatcctgactatgggtcctgtctgtgcagagtttgtatgttctacccgtgaccatgtgggctttacccgtgtgctccaattttctcccacattccaaagacgtacaggttttcaggttaattagctttgataaaaattgtaaattggtacTAACATATAACATAGtgccagtgtgtggggatcgctggtcagtgcgggctgggcgggctgaagggattgtttcATAACCTGAAAGTGTTGGAAAGTGTCTGTTCGTGAATCTGATGGTGTGGGACTTGTAAGACCATCACATCACATCAGCGCACCACAAAGCACTGACTAAAAAGAAGACAACACCAGCTGTACCTTTGCCTTCAGAACACATCGATAGATTGAGAAACCCATAGATACGATAAGTGGAGAAACCCTCAGGCTGTAGAGCAGGGTCAGTGTGTGTCAGAGGTGAGCCATGCTTCGATGAAACAAAGAACACAGCAGTCTCTGATCACCCTTTGAAACAGTTCAAAAGTGATTGAACCAGCTAGGTATGCTGGGGAGAGGAGCCGGGGATTCCTGTCGTTTCATCCGCATCTGAAGTCTCCTCTTGACCACGATGCTAGTTTGCATTCACAGCGGTACATGTAGCAACGGTGAATTCTTCTGATAATTATATTTTAAACTTAAATAAGATATACAATGTTATCACAGTTCTTATGCCgatttttaggtttattattgaggtgcagtgaaaagctttgttttgcatgctatctaatgtAACATTGATTtggtgaacatagaacataggaaattacagcacaggaacaggatatTTTGCCCACCATATCTGTGCCGATCATCATGCCAATCTAAACTAAGACTATTTGCCTGCATTCCTCTAATCTCTGCTTGTGCTTCTAATTGTCCAATTGGGTCTTAAATATTGCTATCATATCTGCTATAACTGCTTCCCTTAGCAGAGAGCTTCAGGCACCGACCATTCTCTGTGTAGAAAACCTGGTTTGTCAAATTCCCTTtaaaactttccctctctcttcttgaagcttcataacaagaggatttctttttctgagtaaagaggttcttctgcagttgtatggggctctggtgagaccacatctcgagtattgtgtacagttttggtctcctaatttgaggaaggacatccttgtgattgaggcagtgcagcgtaggttcatgagattgatccctgggttggcgggactgtcatatgaggaaagattgaaaagactaggcttgtattcactggagtttagaaggatcttatagaaacatataaaattataaaaggactggacaagctagatgcaggaaaaatgttcccaatgttgtgcgagtccagaaccaggggccacagttttagaataaaggggaggtcatttaagactgaggtaagaaaaaacattttcaccgagagagttgtgaatttatggaattcccggccacagagggcagtggaggccaaatcactggatggatttaagagagagttagatagagctctaggggctagtggagtcaagggaaatggggagaaggcaggcacgggttattgataggggacgatcagccatgattacaatgaatggcggtgtgggctcgaaggtccgaatggcctcctcctgcacctattttatatgtttctaagctGTGCCTTCTAGCttgtgatatttccatcctggaaaaaaagattctgacagtGTATCTATGGCCCTCAtaatcagagtcatacagcgtgaaaactggCCCAATTTGCCAAAgccaaccaacatgtcacatctacaccagtcccacctgccagcacttggcccatgtccctcaaaacagttccgatccatgtacctgtctaaatgttgcttaCTCGTTGTGAtgttacctgcttcaactacctcctccagcaactcgttccatacacccaccatcctctgtgtacaaAAAAgataggttcccattaaatctttccctcctcacctttgtcctctggttctttgtacacctattctgggcaagaaactattcctctcatgattttgtacacctctataagatcatcctgctgtgctccaaggaatagagacctagcctgctcagcctttctttgcagctcaggccctcaagtcctggcagcatccttgtaaatcttctctgcacactttccagcttgacaacatctttccaataacatggtgcccaaaacagaccacaacactctaaatgtgaccttaccaacgtcttatataactgcaacatgacctcccaacttctatattcaatactctgactgatgatgggcaatgtgctgaaagcattttttgaccacccaatctacctgtgatgccactttcaaggaactatgtacctgcgctcctagatccctctgctctacaacactccctagagccctaccattcactgtgtaggtcctgtccatgttagacttcccaaaatgcagcacctcacatttctgtATTAAATCCCATCAACCATTTATTCAGtctacctgcccaaccgatcaagattctgctgcaatttttgacaaacaTTTTCACTATCTATAACACCACTAATTTTTTGTattgtctgcaaacttgctaatcacacCATGTAcatgtcatccaaatcattgatgtagatgacaaacaacaatggacccaacacCGAACCGTGAGGCACACCACGAGtctcaggcctccagtccgaaaagcaaccttccaccatcaggaAACCTGTTTCCTACCATGAATTCCATGAATTTTCTATCCAATTCAGCTATCTCTCAttgaatcccatgcgatctaacgtgccaaacatgatgccaagttcattAATCTTATGTGCCTGCATCAGATCAATATCGCTCCATTCCGTGCatgtctacctatctatctaaccTAAAAGCCTATATATCTGTTTATACTTGTCTAATACCCATCTAAAAACatgttaaacgccactatcgtatctgcctccaccaccacacctggcagcatgCTCCAGGAACTCAAcagctctgtgtaaaaacttgccctgcactaaTCCACTTATTAAAAACTGAAATGTTAATATCTTATAAATGATAAGAAATTGGAAAATGTTGATGTTCAAAGGGACCTGGGTGATCCTGTATTGTGGCCACTGAAAGCTGCCATGTAATTTTTTAGGCAGATGGATTATTGAAAATGATTTCAGTACGTCCTATTACAATCAGATAAGGTATTGGTGATTTCACAACAGATATACGGTGAAGATATATTTGCTGTAGAGGgagtgtggaactcattgccacagagggctgtggaggccaagtcagtggaaatttttaaggcagagatagacaaattcttgattagaacaggtgtcaagtgttacggggagaaggcaggaaaatgtgattatgaggcagagatcagcaatgatcgaatggcggactccatgggccaaatggcctaattctattcctataacttgtgactCGTGAAAAGGTTCATAAGTCCGGTTACTGGAATGATCAGTTTTTACATTATTCAACATTGAATGGGCTTGATGTTTATTTTCTGGCAGTTCAGAAAAAATCACAGGTGACATTGAAGTGTACACTACTCGTAGGGGACGCAATATTGAAAATATAGGGAGAAATGggagcggcaaggtggcgcagtggtagagttgctgccttatagcgctttcagtgccagagacccggatttgatcccgaatatgggtgctgtttgtacggagtttgcacgttctccccgtgacatgcgtgggttttctctgagatctttggttttctcccacactccaaagacgtacaggtttgtaggtcaaatggctttggataagtgtaaattgccctaagtgtgtgtgggatagtgttaatggtcggtgcggacttggtgggctaaagagcctgtttccgcactgtatctaaatGAAACTCAACTAAAATGTCCCCTGGTTGCAGTTTGGAACCAGGGATCTATGTATCAACTTCACAGGTGCATCAAATAGCTTTCTATGCACTCTTTAGgcaaaaataaattataaatagGTCCAAACTCCTGGCAACAGTGAAATCCCAAGAAAGATTAAAATAATAGACACAAATTGGAACAAGACTGGAAATGCATTAACAACACTGCAGTCTTGGCGGCATGCCATTATACATGCAACTGAGTGATGTAAATAT is drawn from Amblyraja radiata isolate CabotCenter1 chromosome 7, sAmbRad1.1.pri, whole genome shotgun sequence and contains these coding sequences:
- the ackr3 gene encoding atypical chemokine receptor 3 produces the protein MAAADFMSVFDYLNEQNITLANQTWITCVNDSDCLTWEIYNCLQDISKKAILHTISFFYILIFIIGLVANIVVVYVNVKTNRSRHETHFYILNLAIADLCVVITLPIWVTSFLQHGTWPFGEFMCKFVHLIFTVNQFGGIFFLTCMSVDRYVSVTRLQDSMDRKKAWTRKVICMLIWMFAFLVSVPDLIFLKVNSHHGDQPICHLSYPEENFRQWMAGMEMFCILIGFIFPFLIIAVFYFLLATAIPITNDPERKNCRKIIFAYVIVFLICWFPYHSVLFLDVLWFLNLLSFSCQLEKFIIVALNITQCLSLMHCCVNPVLYSFINKNYRYDLMKAFIVKYSVKSGIMKLKDTTETECCILECP